One Burkholderiales bacterium genomic window, CGGTCGGCGGGTGGTTTCTTACGGCACATCGAGCTACGGTTACGATATTCGCTGCTCGGAAGAATTCAAGTTGTTCACCAATTTGAACAGCACGATCGTCGACCCAAAAAAATTCGATCCGCAATCGTTCGTCGATGTGCATGGCGAATTCTGCATTATCCCGCCGAATTCTTTCGCGCTGGCCCGCACCGTCGAGTATTTCCGGATTCCGCGCAATGTGCTGACCATCTGCCTCGGCAAATCGACCTACGCGCGTTGCGGCATCATCGTCAACGTGACGCCGCTCGAACCGGAATGGGAGGGATACGTCACGCTGGAATTTTCCAACACGACGCCGCTGCCCGCCAAGATTTACGCAAACGAGGGCGTCGCCC contains:
- a CDS encoding dCTP deaminase, whose translation is MSVKSDKWIRRMVQECGMIEPFEPDQIKEVGGRRVVSYGTSSYGYDIRCSEEFKLFTNLNSTIVDPKKFDPQSFVDVHGEFCIIPPNSFALARTVEYFRIPRNVLTICLGKSTYARCGIIVNVTPLEPEWEGYVTLEFSNTTPLPAKIYANEGVAQVIFIECQPDDVCETSYRDRGGKYQGQKGVTLPKI